One Brassica napus cultivar Da-Ae chromosome A1, Da-Ae, whole genome shotgun sequence genomic region harbors:
- the LOC106427565 gene encoding uncharacterized protein LOC106427565, producing the protein MDAYLKIDQALAKDFEFFELTKVPRGENVCADALAALGSRLRNQVKHTIPIHKIDKPSIDLTPNETAVVAPITEATPVEQVLEEVSDDATDWKTEFIDYLVDRKLPPEKWIARWLKTRSAHYVILDGELHRWTATKVLLKCING; encoded by the coding sequence atggacgcatACCTTAAGATCGATCAAGCACTCGCCAAAGACTTTGAATTCTTCGAACTCACCAAAGTCCCCAGAGGAGAGAACGTGTGTGCTGATGCCCTCGCTGCCCTAGGTAGCAGACTGCGCAATCAGGTGAAACATACCATTCCTATCCACAAGATTGACAAACCAAGCATCGATCTAACTCCTAATGAGACCGCCGTTGTAGCACCAATAACCGAAGCCACGCCCGTGGAGCAAGTCCTCGAAGAGGTGTCAGATGACGCCACTGACTGGAAGACAGAATTTATCGACTACTTGGTCGATCGAAAGCTACCTCCTGAGAAATGGATTGCAAGATGGCTCAAGACGCGGAGTGCCCATTATGTCATCCTCGATGGAGAACTCCATCGATGGACCGCAACCAAGGTGCTTCTGAAGTGCATCAACGGCTAG